A DNA window from Planctomycetota bacterium contains the following coding sequences:
- a CDS encoding 3-oxoacyl-ACP reductase family protein, which yields MGERFGGKVAIVTGSSSGIGKATALRLAREGAAVCGVANRNVEGGQATAREIADAGGRGLFVQADVGAEADCQRVVAATLAAFGRVDILVNNAGITKGAPLEKLDVATWDLVHNTNLKSAFLMARAVVPDMLSRGWGRVVNIASVHAVATYAPYAVYSASKAGLCGLTRGLAVEFAGRGICFNCVLPGAIDLSLFPRSNQAVDRAAWRPRPNEAIPAKRTGAPDEIAAAVAFLASDEASYINGAALTVDGGMLSILRDR from the coding sequence ATGGGCGAGAGGTTCGGGGGCAAGGTGGCAATTGTCACAGGCTCGTCGTCGGGCATCGGCAAGGCGACGGCCCTGCGGCTGGCCCGCGAGGGCGCGGCGGTGTGCGGCGTGGCCAACCGCAATGTCGAGGGCGGCCAGGCGACCGCGCGCGAGATTGCGGACGCCGGGGGCAGGGGCCTCTTCGTGCAGGCCGACGTGGGCGCCGAGGCCGATTGCCAGCGCGTGGTGGCCGCGACCCTCGCCGCCTTCGGGCGCGTGGACATCCTGGTCAATAACGCGGGCATCACCAAGGGCGCGCCGCTCGAGAAGCTCGACGTGGCGACCTGGGACCTCGTGCACAACACGAACCTGAAGAGTGCCTTCCTCATGGCTCGCGCGGTCGTGCCCGACATGCTCTCCCGCGGGTGGGGCCGGGTGGTCAACATCGCCTCGGTGCACGCCGTGGCCACTTATGCCCCTTACGCCGTCTACTCGGCCTCGAAGGCGGGGCTGTGCGGCCTGACGCGCGGCCTGGCCGTGGAGTTCGCCGGGCGCGGCATCTGCTTCAATTGCGTGCTGCCCGGGGCCATTGACCTGTCGCTCTTTCCGCGGTCGAATCAGGCGGTGGACCGTGCCGCCTGGCGCCCCCGCCCGAACGAGGCTATTCCCGCGAAGCGCACCGGCGCGCCCGACGAGATCGCCGCGGCTGTCGCCTTCCTCGCCTCCGACGAGGCGTCCTATATCAACGGCGCGGCGCTGACCGTGGATGGCGGCATGCTCTCCATCCTCCGAGACCGCTGA